The window CGGGGCTGAACCGGCCTTCAGTGGTCGAAGTGCAGAGAGACCAGACAGCGCCCGTCTTCCTCCGCACTCCTGGCCCTGCCGGCATACTGCCCGGCCATGTACCAGGCAAAGGCCGTAAAACCGTTGTCATCTTCCAGCATTTCATCCTCGCCGGGGCAGGAGAGGGGGAAGGTCATGAACCGTTCAGGATAGTGGATTACGCAGTCTCGGTGGCCGCAGCGGCGGCGCGGACGATCACCTCCTCACGGGCAATCTCTCCTTTGATACCTGATGCAATTACGTGGTGCAAACGGGAATCTGAGCATCAAAGGAGCACCCCCATAACTCAGGATGGCCAAAGCATCAGCGGCAGAGGCCACACAGATAGACAGGATTAAATAGTATGATGTCTCCATCCCGGCGTTGGGGGGGCGGGGCGTTTCTGAATGCAATTCCTGTAAACAGGAAACAGATTATCCACTCTGAATCAAGCCTGAAAACGCCTGCTCTGAAAAATTGATAAATGGAGCAAGGATCTTTTGCCAAACTCCCCGGAAGACGATGAGAATTACAGCAGACAGGTTCCACGCAATCTCCTCTCCTATTTTGCGGTCTCTCTTACCAATCTGGTGGTCGGGTTCTGGCTCACACCATTTTATGTGCAGAGTCTGGGGGTGGCGGCATACGGGCTCATTCCGCTTGCCACCTCGATCACCAACTATTTCGGCATCATCACGGAATCGATCCATACCACCGTTTCTCGTTACCTGACCGTCGATCTCAGAACAAATAACTTCAAAAAGGCAAATATTACCTTCAACACGGCGATATTTGGCGCCCTCGGGCTGATACTCATCATCACCCCGATTGCGGCCATTTTATCGTTCAATGTAGAAAGCATATTTTCCATCCCGGAGGGGATCGCGGATGATGCAATGGTCATGTTTCTGGGGATAATCTCCGCTTTTTTATTGAATGCATGGGCAAGCAATTTCGGTGTCCCCCTCTTCTCGCACAACCGCCTCGACCTGAAGAACCTGATCGTGGTTGTCCGCTATCTCTCTCAGGTGATCATCGTCGTTGCCCTGTTCTTCATTCTGTCCCCCAGTATCAGATACATCGGCGTGTCGTTCTTTATTGCGGCCATAATCGCCTTTGTGATCACCCTCCTGCTCTGGAAATGGATCGCCCCTCAGTTGAAGGTGAAACCCAGGGACTTTAACATCCAGCGCCTCAAGGACCTTTCAGGATTGGGAGGATGGTATCTCGTTACAGTCGCCGGTTCTCTGCTTTTCACGCAGATAGACCTGATCGTCATCAATCTGTCACTGGACCCGGTGGCCGGAGGCGAGTATGCCATCGCATTGACCTGGAGTCTGCTCCTCCGCAGTATGGCAAGCATGTTCGACGGTGTCGTGGGCCCTGTCATTATGATCGACTATGCCAGGGAAAAATTCGATAGTATTTTGAGGATTTCAAAGACCGCGGTGAAATGTATGGGATATATTATCGCCCTCCCGGTCGGGCTGATATCCGGTTTTGCACCACAGCTCCTGACCCTGTGGGTCGGCCCTGAATTCGCCGGACTCGCTCCCCTCATGTGGATTCTGATCGGTCACCTCGTGATCAATCTCGCCGTCAGGCCGCTCTTCCCGATAGAAGTGGCATTTAATAAAGTCAGGACTCCCGGCCTCATCACCCTGGGAATGGGGATCTGCAACCTCCTCCTTGCTGTTTTTCTGGTGAATTTCACCGCCCTCGGGATGTATGGCGTCGCAATCGCCGGTGCAATCATGCTGACGATGAAAAATTCGATCTTCACTCCCTGGTATGCTGCCCGGATTATGGGGGTTTCCAGCACGACATTCGTTCGACCTCTCGTTTCAGGATTGGTTGCGGTTATCATCATCGCATCATCACTCTACATTCTCCATTTCTGGATTTCCATTACGAGCTGGATCCAGCTGGGTGCCTGCTCGGCGATCGTCGGTCTTGCCTATACAGGGATGATCTGGCGCTTCGGCCTGAGCCTTCAAGAACGGAAGGTGATCCTATCACTCGTGCCTTCACCAATACAGCAGAAAATTTCCTTTCTGGCATGAGATTTCTCGGACCAATAATCGGTTTTCCCTGATCCATCTGCATTGAGCGGCATGCACACGGTGGAGTCACTCCTTCTAGAGACCGCACCATCTTCACATCGCAGAGAGACCTTCGTCTTCAGCATTGCATGTGCATCACAGGGATCTAAACCCAATGAACAGTTTATTTCGATGAAGATACGGGACCCGGCACCAATACAATTATATATCAAAAAAAGTAGACTGGGGTCGCAATGGCCCCTTGCCAGACCAAGCAATGACCACGAACCACCATTCTCCATCGAACAGACGCCGGGAGCGTGCGATCATAAATAACATCTGATACCAGGTCCGCTGATCTCAGGAGAATGGAACATCGAACACCGATTGATTACACTGCCATGGACCCTTCTGGCACCACAGAGCAGGACATTCATCCGGCAGCGGGCGAGGATCAAACACTCTGATTCGCAGGAAGAGACCAGATGTCACCATCCGTTTCAGTCGTCATTCCCCTGTACAATAAAGGGCTTCATATCGAACGCACGATTCATTCCGTTCTCAGTCAGACCTACCAGGACTTCGAAGTCCTGGTGATCGACGACGGGTCAGAGGATGAAGGTCCGGAGATCGTTCAACACTTCAATGACCCGCGGATCCGTCTGATACGGCAGGAGAACCGCGGCGTATCAGCGGCAAGAAACCGTGGCATCGTCGAATCCAACACCGATTTTATTGCATTTCTGGATGCAGATGATGAATGGCTTCCAGAATTTCTCGAAACCATCATGAAACTGCGTGATCGCTACCCGGACGCTGGAATATATGTAACAGACCGGGTGAATTTCGAACCCGATGGGGGAATATCCCGTTGCAGGTATCAGGGGATCCCGCAGGCACCATGGGAGGGTTTGATCCCCAGTTATTTCCTGACGGCTGGACTCTCGGATCAACCGGTCTGCTCTTCGGTGGCAGGCATACCGAAGAGAGTGTTGATGGAGAGTGGGGGATTTCCTGCGGGCATACGTATCGGAGAGGACCTGATCACATGGTTCAATATCGCCCTGAAATATCCGGTTGCCTTTAACAGCATCACCGGTGCAATATATCACAAAGAAGCAGAGAACAGGACAGCAGAACAGGCAACGAGCGAGAACTGGAGGACGGTTATCCTGCAGAGATCGATGGACGCACTTTCAAACGGAGATGTCCCTGAAGATAAACTGGACGATGTCAGAGAGTTTATTGCGGCATACCAGATCCAGATTGCCCGTCAGCATCTTTTTTCCGGGGAAAAAAAAGAAACTCGACGGATTCTATCAGAATGCAGGACAAAAATCCTCAAAAAACAAAAATTCATCCTTTTTACCCGCTCTCTCCTCCCCGGTCCATATCCACAAAGAGGGGATCATGACATGAATACAGCATAGCGCAACACCGGGTGAATTCCGCCCGGAAAAAGCACGATTCAACGGCACAGTACAGGGAATAAAGAGATCAAATCAGGAATTCATACTCATTTCACATCTGGCATCCGGTCCAGAACCGGGGGGTCTGGAAAAGATGAAAATATGCATGCTGTTTGGAGACAGATACCATGAAAATATGCGGATAGTCCCGCAGATCGGCATTGCCAGTTATCTGACACATTTCGGCCATGAAATCACCTGGGTCGTTCCTTCGGAGAGAGCGAAAAGAGTACAGAGTAGTGTATTCAACGGCATTTCGGTGATTGAAATACCCTTACAACGCTGGCCAAAGATGTTCGAACGATGCAAAATCGGATATGGACTTCGGAGGATGAACACCATCCTGAAGATCTTCCGGGAGAGACAGTATGACCTGGTTTTTGTCAGGGATGGCACATTCGATGCACTCCTGGGGTTGTACCTGAAGAAGCGATACCATCTCCCCTTTGTATATGAATTGTCAAATCCCCTTGAACAGCGGAGAGACACCTATGCATCGTACCTGAACAAGAAGCATATCCTGCCTTTCCTGAGAATAGATGAATATTGCAGGGCATATCTGATGCAAAATGCCGACCTGGTTCTGCCGACGACGGCATGGATGGCGGATGATTTTGCAGAAAAAGGAGTAGAAAGGGAGAAAATGCTGCCGTTCCCGAACGGTGTGAAGGCCATTCAGCCCCCCCTGGTTGATAAAAAAGAGATCCACGAGCGCTACCACATCAGAGAGGACACCACCATCATATACATCGGAGCAATGCACAGGGAACGGCACCTGGACGTTCTTATCAATGCATTTGCGAAAATTTCACAGGATGAACATCCCTGTCACCTTCTCATGGTGGGGGACGGGAACGACCGTGACCATCTCGAAACCATCGCAGAGGAGCGTGGAATCAAGGATAATATTGTCTTTACCGGACAGGTTGACCAGGATGAGATACCCAATCTGATCGCCGCAGCCGATATAGGGGTTTCGTGTATCCCCCCCCTGCCATTCTTCAAACTCAGCTCCCCGATAAAACTGTTTGAGTACATGGCGATGCAAAAACCGGTTGTGGCAAATTTCGAAATACCCGAACAGAAAGAGGCTCTCGAGGCAAGTAAAGGGGGAGTTTTGATACCATTTGAAGTCGACGCCCTGGCAGAGGGCCTCCTTCAGATACTCAGAGATCCTGCAGGGGCCAGAGTTATGGGAGAAAACGGGCATTCATGGGTGATGGAGAACCGAAATTTTGAAAAATTAGCAAAAAACCTCGAAAAGGTGTATCTCTCACTCCTGGTGCAGGACAGTCGTGGGATGGGACATCCGGATAGTTGATCAGGACATCATCTTCTCTTTATTGGACAGCATCGATGGGACCTGAATACATCATTACGCCACAATATTACGCAATATTCAACCACCAATACAAAATATCAACCATATTTCAGAAAATTGCATAATTCCAACCATATGAGACTGAAAAATCCAGATAACACCCGGAAAACCGGGCTTCCAGTCACATACGACACCCATACCCTTTTATACAAAAGATACATTTCTGAGATCGAGCAGGAGACCTGCCACCGCCCTGGGGGGGGACGGATATGAATAGCAAAAAATTGTTTATAGCATTTATTTTTCTCATCGGAATGATA is drawn from Methanofollis fontis and contains these coding sequences:
- a CDS encoding oligosaccharide flippase family protein is translated as MPNSPEDDENYSRQVPRNLLSYFAVSLTNLVVGFWLTPFYVQSLGVAAYGLIPLATSITNYFGIITESIHTTVSRYLTVDLRTNNFKKANITFNTAIFGALGLILIITPIAAILSFNVESIFSIPEGIADDAMVMFLGIISAFLLNAWASNFGVPLFSHNRLDLKNLIVVVRYLSQVIIVVALFFILSPSIRYIGVSFFIAAIIAFVITLLLWKWIAPQLKVKPRDFNIQRLKDLSGLGGWYLVTVAGSLLFTQIDLIVINLSLDPVAGGEYAIALTWSLLLRSMASMFDGVVGPVIMIDYAREKFDSILRISKTAVKCMGYIIALPVGLISGFAPQLLTLWVGPEFAGLAPLMWILIGHLVINLAVRPLFPIEVAFNKVRTPGLITLGMGICNLLLAVFLVNFTALGMYGVAIAGAIMLTMKNSIFTPWYAARIMGVSSTTFVRPLVSGLVAVIIIASSLYILHFWISITSWIQLGACSAIVGLAYTGMIWRFGLSLQERKVILSLVPSPIQQKISFLA
- a CDS encoding glycosyltransferase family 2 protein; translation: MSPSVSVVIPLYNKGLHIERTIHSVLSQTYQDFEVLVIDDGSEDEGPEIVQHFNDPRIRLIRQENRGVSAARNRGIVESNTDFIAFLDADDEWLPEFLETIMKLRDRYPDAGIYVTDRVNFEPDGGISRCRYQGIPQAPWEGLIPSYFLTAGLSDQPVCSSVAGIPKRVLMESGGFPAGIRIGEDLITWFNIALKYPVAFNSITGAIYHKEAENRTAEQATSENWRTVILQRSMDALSNGDVPEDKLDDVREFIAAYQIQIARQHLFSGEKKETRRILSECRTKILKKQKFILFTRSLLPGPYPQRGDHDMNTA
- a CDS encoding glycosyltransferase family 4 protein, translating into MLFGDRYHENMRIVPQIGIASYLTHFGHEITWVVPSERAKRVQSSVFNGISVIEIPLQRWPKMFERCKIGYGLRRMNTILKIFRERQYDLVFVRDGTFDALLGLYLKKRYHLPFVYELSNPLEQRRDTYASYLNKKHILPFLRIDEYCRAYLMQNADLVLPTTAWMADDFAEKGVEREKMLPFPNGVKAIQPPLVDKKEIHERYHIREDTTIIYIGAMHRERHLDVLINAFAKISQDEHPCHLLMVGDGNDRDHLETIAEERGIKDNIVFTGQVDQDEIPNLIAAADIGVSCIPPLPFFKLSSPIKLFEYMAMQKPVVANFEIPEQKEALEASKGGVLIPFEVDALAEGLLQILRDPAGARVMGENGHSWVMENRNFEKLAKNLEKVYLSLLVQDSRGMGHPDS